The Mustela nigripes isolate SB6536 unplaced genomic scaffold, MUSNIG.SB6536 HiC_scaffold_441, whole genome shotgun sequence genome contains the following window.
CAAAGAATGCAGGTCTAGAGTTCATCAGATGGGCCATCTCTGTGGCCTACTCATGTGATAAATGGATCCACCTCTATTGGAACCATGAGGATGCACTGTAAGATCAGGAAGAACACAATAGGTCTTTAGATCCCAAAGGAGGGCCTGCTGCCTCCACAGAGCAGTGTGGGATATGACAAGGGTTGTTGCTGGGGAGGAACGTCCCAAACCATGGATCTCCcagaactcttgatttccatGGGAGAGCTTAATGGGGCAGCTTCCTGTGAAGAAGCCAATGAATCCAAGAGAGCTGAGGATGGGCTGCCAAGCTCCCTGGGAAgcagagcccactgtgggctGAATTGGTGCCTTTAACACCCAtctcttgggtggctcattcttgTTCTACCTGCCCCTTTGGATGTCTGCCTCCGATGACCACAGCAAGTGGTGCCAAGGAGAAATGGTGTGGGGACCAGACCACTTACCAACTGGCCTCCAATATATCCTTGATACTAGTCTGCATGGAGGATGCATGACTGAGGGGGAAAAAGATCTGCCTATGGGGGGGTCACTCATCCATCCTGGTCAGCTGTCAGCAAGGACAGCTCCAGAGGGATTGGAAGAGGGCTGGCGTCATTCTGTGGGGCTCAGACAGAAAGAATGGTTTTGTGGGTGTAGTGTGGGGAAGGAAAAGCCAGGTCTCTGACTCTGCTCCACATATGACTCTCCCTAGCACTCTGTGTCCCATTATAGGAACCTGGACTAAGAAGACACTGCAGGGTATTGGGCAGTCCAGGCACAGTGCCCATGTCCAGGTCAAGGGGCCTATGTGTACCTCAAGTGGCATGACTGGGACCTGAACACCCATACCCCCATTCTGTTGAGGCAGCATGAAATTCTGCAGCTCAAAGAGGCTGAGGTGGAGGGTAAGGGGCATTGCAAACAGAGAAGGCCATATGGGATGGGGTTCATGCACTGGGTATTCCTTGAGAGGCCATGGGATCTGTCCTGTTTAGGGAAAGGCACATGGAATGTCAGTGATATCGCTGaaaatttccctttctcctgcctCAGTGTCAGCTCTGTGACTCATTTAAGCAGCTGAGCCAGCCAAAGGGCATCCCATTAAACGAGAGGAATTCCAGGCTCTGCATATGCCCTCACCTTCAGGGTCATTATCAGCCTCCCATTCCTCAGCTGTTCCAGAACTGGGACAGGGGCTCCCATGTCCTGTATGAATGACGGGTCTAACCCCAGCAGCAAGGCCATCAGTTTGCATGGAAATTTTCACTCCAGCTATCCCAGTTGCCATGAGCCCACGGCAATACCAGAGGTTTCCAGCCAAAACAAGAATGAGCTGAAAGAGAAGAAGCCTGACCTCCAGGAATTCCATCCCAAACTGGTGGCAGAACAACTGTACTACATGTATACAGTGAGCATCTGGACCTTCAGGGTCAAAGGGCAGGTCAAACATTTTTACTACTCTCAGCTGAACTATGCCTCCCTTTCCCCGATGTGGACTCCTAGAATATGGGGACAATTCTCAGCTGCGGCCCTAACCAACCGTTGAAACCCATCATGGTTTATAGACCTGAGCTTTCACTGTCCAGCTGCGGACTGTGGAGACAGACACTGAGAAGGACTGAGGGAGAGGTACCACACAGATGCAATGAGTCAGAAGCGAGAGACCATAAATGGGAAGGCTCTGGTCCCTCGGGGGGAGGAGCAGCTCCCTGTGTGCAGTCCCATCCCTGGGTCGCCCACCCATCTGCCTGGGAGCCTGAGCACCATCAACCTGGCTTAGGCATCTGATGTGTCCTGAAGGACAGGCTAGACACGGAAAGTCATGCTTTTAACCACCAGGTAACAATGGGCACCTGAAAGGAGACAGGGACCGCAGGGATGAGCATTTGGAGGAGGAGATGCCCCCTTGGGAGCACCACCTGGAGCGGCCCCCTGGACATGGAATGATCAGGGTGCACAcgccttcctcccttcccttgccTCTCTTGGCTCCTGGGGCATCCCGCACTGGCTTACCTCGGAGAAGAGGGGCATGAAATCCAGGCTCTCTAAGCAGGCTCCGGCCACATTCACAGCCTCCTGAGCCCCAGCTCTGACCTGGGACCCCTCCCGAGGACATAAGTCTTGCATGGGCAAACATGTGTGGGGCTCAACAATCCTCCCCCTGTCCCCTAGGAGCTGTTCAAGAAGATGGTGCCCCATCAGTGCCTGGGCTCCGTCTGGTCCCGGAGGAACAGGCCTGGCAATGAGCACGTGGCACCCACAGTCCGGGCCACCATCGCCCAGTTCAATGTTGTGGCCAGCTGCATCATCACCACGTGCCTTGGCGACCCAAGCATGACAGCCCAGGACAGGGCCGTGGTGGTGGGCCACTGGATCCGGGTGGCCAAGGTATGCTGTGGGAGGCCCAGCTCCCTGAGGCTCTCCTGAGCCTCGGGAACTGCTCTTCTGTCTTGCTCCCTTCTCAGGGCTGAAGGCCCTGCTCTTAGACCTGTGGTCCCTAGGCTCTTCCTCCCAGGGGCATTGCCCAACGTTGGGACGCTCAGTTCCTACGTGACCCCTCCTTTGCAGTGAGGGAAAATCCTCCCTCTCGCCAGCAGTGTTCCTCTTTAGGACTGACCTGTGCCCTTCTGCAGCTCCCTGGACATCAGCTTCATCCATGGGGGAGCCCTAAATCGAGGGGGGCACTAAAACTCTCGAGCATCTAGGGCTCCTGCTCTCCCACTGacagctccttctcttccctcccccaggcctgtCAGATCCTAGGGAACTACTCCTCCCTGCGTGCCATCCTGGAGGCTCTGCAGAGTGTCTCCATTCACTGCCTGCAGAGGACATGGGACAACGTTTCCAGGTGAGGAGGCTTCTCTGCAGGAGGGACCAGGATGGAGGCAGGATCTCCCACAGGCCTGTTCTTTGCCGCCCTCAGTCAGCTTGGACCTCCTGGGAGGCAACAAACCCTGACCAAAGGACCTAGGCCCAGGGCTGCTCCTCTTAGCCTTCCTGGCCACCATGCCTCCTGCTTGAAAAATCCAATGTCCTCCATGCCCCACCCTGGCCTCAGCTGAATTCCATATTTCCACGTGGTGACTTGGCAGCCACTGAAGTCGCTGCCCATGGTTCAGCCAGTACCCCACCCAAACCGAGCTGTTCAATTAAGCTGGGAAGGGACGCCCTGGGGGATGCCCAGGAGAACTCCCTCCCATGTACTACGAAGACCCCAGTGCTCAGAGCAGCACAGAGCAAACCCTCAGCCAGCCCCGTGGACATGTGGGGGTTCTCCAAGAAAAGGGACTCGCACTCTACCCTGCCACGTTAGGCCTCCCCTGAGCCtaacttctttccctctcttcaggAAGAGCTTCTGAACATTCCAAAAGCTCTGCAGAGAAGACAACCCCCAGGGCAGGGAACTACTCATCAAGGTAGCACAGGAGGTGCAGGGCTCGAAGGACAGGAGAGGGGTGTGAGGAGGCATGATCATGTGTGGATGAAGTAGGGAATGGCCTGAAGCATTCCTCGGGGAGCAGAAGCCTTTGGCATGAATGTGCTGACAGCCTGGGCTGAAGATTCCCCCTGGGGCTGGGGCAAGCTGCCCATCCAGACTCCCTAGGCTAGATTTCAGGTCTCTCTGTGTCCATCAAGAAGGTCCACATGGGGGCCCAGAGGAACGCGGACAGCCCAGAGGACAGGCCCCTGCTCACAGATGGGGTTGGGGATGGGTTGTGGGCCACAAAAATGATGATTGTAAGAGGATCCTGAGTGCTCAGGAGACCACAGGAGGTAGGTGGAGTTCCCCCTTCTGCCCATGGGATAACAGGCTCAGGGAGGCCAGGCTCCAAGCTCCAGGTCCCCCATGGACTGAATGGGGGAGCTGAGATTGTTCTAGAAGGACTCGTGGCATGCTTCAGGGGAATGGAGCGTCAGTATCAGCAGACGTAGGTCTGACCTCTAGGGTCTGAAGTCAAAGACGGTGGGCGCAAGGGGACTGAGGCTATTTTGCTCTCAAGGATCTTGTCCTTGGCCCTCTAGAAGGGGCCCTCGAATAAACTTGCCAGCCTGGTGAGGCAGCTGCAGAGAGCGCAGAAGGGGCTGCTGAAGAAGGTGAGTGTGCCTGAGGGACAGGGCCTCCAAGGCCAGGGGAGAGGGGCTCCTCCCTGAGGGCTAGAAGCGTCCAGATCAGGACAGGTGGGACCTGCAACTCCAGCTCCACCTCCTGCCACCACAGTTGCTCAATGTCTTCTTTCCCGGTGACCAGGAGGAAGTAGTCTAGCAGGCTGGGTCAAGAATGGatttggggctggggaggggcccagggctcCATAGCCGGtgattttttgaatttcaaaaagcAGGCCCTGGAGGGCATAAGGAGGAGTCTGATATTCTGGGAAGGTGAGGGGAAAGCGAATCGAGGGGAAGCAACTAAGGGTCCTAGGCCCTTTTCCATGTGGGAAAAGTGGGGTGGGTCAGGACGCTGAAGTCTTTTCGGGGAGGGCCCCTGTGGGCACCAGAGAGCAGGGACTCATACCAAACCTACCCCTCATGACACAGGGTGTCGTCCCATACCTTGGCACTTTCCTCTCTGACCTGGTGGTGTTGGATACAGCAATGGAGGACTACatggagatgggtgagcctgaggATTGTGGAGGAGGAACCAGAGTCCTGAGGACAGGGAGCAGAGAGTCCCCGGACTGAGCCCTGAGCTCTGAGTCCTTTGGAGACCTCCCTTCCCCACAGCCTCACAGCCGCCCCTGGGAACTGGGGTCTCTTGCCCATCTCAGTGCTGAGGGAAGGGAGTCTGCACCCAGATGGGTGGCCCAAGACTGGGGAAGCACCAGCACATCCTGAAGGTGAAGCTACATGCGCTCTGTATGCATGGGTCGCAGCCTCTCCCTCAGAGCTTGCCTGTCCAGGACAGTGAAGTCAGGACCCTGCACGTCAGCCACACTTCAGGAGCCCAGCAGGCCCTGCCTGCCTGAGGCGTCTGCTGCTCCCTTCAATCACCACAGAGTGTTGTGCTGCAGGGTGCCGACCTGGAGCCCTTTCACCAGCCCCCAGTCTTCCTTCCTCTGGACCCCAGGGCTTGCCCTAACCCCAGTCTCATTGTATGTGTGGCTTGGCGGCCCCCTCCTGGGTCCTGGCCTACGTGCAGCCTCAGAAGGGGTGGGTGTAAGGTGCTAGGCCTGACCAGGGGCCTCTCTCTGAAGGACAATGGTTGTCTGCTTTCCAGGGCAGTGAGATCAACCACCACAAAAAGAATAAGGTGAGCATACGTAGCCCTGGCTGTAGGGAAGGGCAGGCAGCCCCTATCAGAGATGCCCCTGGGAAGAACATTCCTTGGCTCCATCCACTCCCCTCCATCTCCCATTTCCTGGGACAGGTTGCTAAGAATGAAGGGCAAGACCCATCAAGTCAGTCAGTAGGGATCCAGAAGGGCATCAAGGAGAACTTCCCTTGATGGAGGAGGGGCTAATTCTACTAGCCTCTGAGAACAGTTTGGGACCAGATGAAGTGGCATGCAGGAGGGTGGTCATGTGTGCTGTCCCGCTGCTCGGCCCTCACCTGGCCCTGTAGCTTCCCCACCCAGGCTCGGGGTGCATCCTGTGCCTCTCTCCCGGCCCAGGAATACCGAGTCCTCACGGACATCATGCTGCTCCAGGCGGCGGCAGAGAATTACTGCCTAGATCCCCAGCATCCATTCACGGCCTGGTTCTGGGCTGTGGAGCGGCTCAGCGAGGATGACAGGTGAGGCCCATTCAGGAGCTGGGTGAGGCGACGTCGGGGTGGACTCTTTCTGCTGGCCCcgccagggatcctgcttctaGGGCTCCCTGAGCAGCCAGACACCAGCTGTGGGAAAACCCTGGGAGGGACTCCTGAATGCCAGCTGCTGCTCAACTCACAGGTGTCCCTCTGTCCTTAGCTACAACCTGTCATGCCAGCTGGAGCTGCGGTCCTAGCTGGCCAGCAGAACACAAGCACCACGATAACTGGCTACAGCCACCATCAGACCTGAACCCGTGCACACTGGCCGAGCCAAGGATTGCCCCTCGGCCCCTGGGCTACTTGTGGTGCACAAGCCCCATCCACTGCTCAacaccccttcctctcccctacAGAATTATTTGTTCTGGAGGGGgcaatatttaatataattaaaggGTTgttatttaacaacaacaacaaaaaggaatgagaacCCTTGGGATTAAAGTTTTCTTACCAAAATACCTCTTCTTTCCCACGTGTgtgtttggttcttttatttcctaCAGTAATGTACAACATGTACAGACTCTCTTATTCATTCCTGAACCCAGAAATCTTACAGAGTCAGCAGCTATTCAATGGGGCAGAAAGGAGAGGAGCCAGCCCTCCTCAGTACCTACTGGTGGCACCTCCAAATCCTGTTTCCTCAGAGGACAGGTTCATTCCTGTGTCAGGCATCTGGGCAAACAGCATAGACAGCCCTCAGGACCCCTGAGATGGAGACGTTGCAGGTCCTTCCCCAGGAAGGCAACAAACCCTGACCAGGAGAGTCCTTAAGagttccttcccctccccagaacTATGTGCTGCCCAGGAGAGgggctgcttctctcccctctaaAGCAAGGAGGACTATGTCTTGCTTCCACCACCAGGAAGAGATCGATCCGCAACAGTCTGGCAGCCACAAAGAGGTGTTTGATTGTCAGGAAGATCAACAGCCAGGCAGGGCTTGGTCCACCCCTGCAggcctctcctcctcttctcctccagaGTATAGGGAGGCAGGATGGCAGGAAAGGCAGTTTGTTCAGTGGAAGCGAAATCCTGAGCTTGAGTCCCTTTATCCCTAGTAGCCTGGGCACTCCTAGGCTGCTTCCACTGTGGCCTCTGTGGAAGGCCATTCGAAACACCAGTGCTGGCTTCCCAAGCTCCGGGATACTGGGCAGAAAGCGATGGAACACAAGAGAGTCTCAGGGAAGTGACAACGGGTTTGGTCATGAAAGCTTGAAGCTGTCAAAGACCATCTCTTGCCCTAGGTTCCCTTGGTCAGAAACCTTTCAGCAACCACTCAGAGGAGAGACAGGCAGGTACAGAGCAGGGATGGGGAACCCTGGGAGCCACTGTGGACTGAACCTGGTGGTCTCTTCACCACAATTCACACAGACCAAGATACAAATGCAAGACTTAACATCCATGGGTGTTTTGTTAACATGGGCTTTGATTCATGTGTGacttttcagaaacagaaaagaataaagggaaTCAGGAAAGAGAGGCGATCAAAAACACCGGCTCAAATATAGGGAACATACTGGTGGGAACCAGGTGGGCGGAtggaagagggggtggggatTAAGAAGACACTTATTGTGCTGAGCACTGAGTCACATACAGAACTCCTGAATCCCTACTCTTCAACTGAAACGACAAAAATACTGTACGCCCATTagactgtattttcaaaattatctttgaaaGGTGGGTATTAGGAGATTGAAGATGAGATTACGCTCTGAGAGTTTCCCAATCAGGTCTCAGGCTGTACGTGAATGCACATTAAAGATCAATGAAAGAGCGCAAAGACAAAAGTGACATCTGCTGATATGGAAAGGCAGTGCCCACCTCTGTGATCACAGAAAAAACACACCTTCCTATGATATTGGCTGTTGTAAAAGCATTTTACCCACATCCCCTTGGAGCTACGCTCCTCTGGTATTTCCATTCTACTTGGTTGTGTGTCTTCATGAAGTAGTTGAAGGACATATTGCTATCCCATGTTTGGTGGACTAAACCAAAGCTGGCTATTTCTAGCCCCTGGAAGATTGGAGCTAGAGGGCCTTCTGGAAAACATTGCACAACTGGATCTCTCATCGTCTTCCAGTGAAGGAAAAGGAGGTCCCACAAGGGCACCAGTGGAACAGGAACACAGAGGAGGTTCTCCTGACACCAGCTTCAGGATCCCAACTCCCTGAGCAAGAATGAAGAACCCCCGTCCCTCCAGACACAATGGACACATCACTGGAATGGGTCATTTCCCAGGAAAAGCGATATACGGCCAAACGTGGAAAGGTACACAATAACCTCACTAAAAGAAAGCCCACTGGGATCCCATGCCCTGGGTATTAAGTTCCACCTATGCGTGAAGCCATTTGAtaatcacaggggaagggagggaaaactgaatgggaagccaccagagagggagaaaaatgatgaGAGGTTCTTCCCTAAGAAATAAGcagagtgttgctggaggggaggtggtagGGTATGGACATTCCAGGCAGGAGAttaaggagggaaggagggcatGCAAAG
Protein-coding sequences here:
- the LOC132008592 gene encoding ral guanine nucleotide dissociation stimulator-like, with the protein product MVPHQCLGSVWSRRNRPGNEHVAPTVRATIAQFNVVASCIITTCLGDPSMTAQDRAVVVGHWIRVAKACQILGNYSSLRAILEALQSVSIHCLQRTWDNVSRKSF